TGGGTAGCGACATTGAGAGTACGTATTAGAAAACTTGAACAAATTATAGATTGATGAAAAAGATTGGCCTATTGCTGATTCTCTGCCTGGCGTCATTTTTTGTAAATGCTCAGGATAAAATAGAAATTACCGAGAGCGATTATGCAAATGAAGAAGTTGAAATGGCGGACAGGTTCCGTGAAGAAGGAAAAATATATGTCCTGACCGGGGTAATATGTATTATTCTTGGAGGGTTGGTTGCGTATCTAATTGTAATTGACAAAAAAGTAAGCAGGATAGAGAAACAGTTATTAAATAATGATACTTAGAAACCATTTTGAACCTAACTTTGTAAAGTATTTGATCAATCATTGAAGCTTATGAAAACTTCTCACATTATCGGTATCGTTATTATAGCAGCTGCCATTGGTATCATTATCACAACTGCAGGTGATGCAAGTTCTTACGTAACTTTCGATACAGCTCAGGAAATGGCTCTTAATGGCAACGAAAGTAGCATACATGTTGTTGGAGAGCTAAAAAAAGAAAGTGGTGAAATTATTGGCATCCAACCTTCTGCTGATAAACTGTCATTTTCATTTATCATGGTAGATGACAATAAGAGGGAACAGAAGGTTTTTTATAATGAGCCCATGCCTACGGACTTTCAAAGATCAGAAAAGGTTGTGGTTATTGGTGCATATCAAAACGATCTTTTTGTAGCGGAAAAAATTTTAATGAAATGTCCTTCAAAATATCAGGAGAACACTGTAAAGGCGGAAATGTGAAAAGGAAAAATGCATAATTTTTATGATACATGAGTTTATTGGTGGCCTTGGTCACCTTTTTGTTATTCTAGCTTTTATAAGCGCGTTATATTCAGCTTTTTGTTATTTTAAGGCCTCACAGGCCAAAGAGTTATCACACGAAAAATCCTGGAAGATAAATGGGAGGGTGGCGTTTTACCTCCACACTGTTGCTGTTGTTGGCGTAGTTTTTAGCCTTTTCTATATCATATATAATCATTACTTCGAGTATCACTATGCCTGGAGCCATTCCTCCAGAAGACTTCCTACTCATTATATGATCTCGTGCTTTTGGGAAGGACAGGAAGGAAGCTTTCTATTATGGCTATTCTGGCATGCTTTACTGG
This region of Fulvivirga ulvae genomic DNA includes:
- a CDS encoding cytochrome c maturation protein CcmE domain-containing protein; the protein is MKTSHIIGIVIIAAAIGIIITTAGDASSYVTFDTAQEMALNGNESSIHVVGELKKESGEIIGIQPSADKLSFSFIMVDDNKREQKVFYNEPMPTDFQRSEKVVVIGAYQNDLFVAEKILMKCPSKYQENTVKAEM
- a CDS encoding CcmD family protein, which translates into the protein MKKIGLLLILCLASFFVNAQDKIEITESDYANEEVEMADRFREEGKIYVLTGVICIILGGLVAYLIVIDKKVSRIEKQLLNNDT